A section of the Paenibacillus yonginensis genome encodes:
- the atpG gene encoding ATP synthase F1 subunit gamma gives MAKGIREIKRQIKSVQNTRQITKAMEMVASAKLRRAQEKAQAARPYEEKLKEVVTSIAAGSSGVSHPMLETRPIKRTAYIVITSDGGLVGGYNSNMLRKVMERLSQHASKEEYGLFVVGRKGRDYFNRRNLPVVESVVELSDTPSFADIKKITSAAVQGFENEQFDEIYICFNRFINPLTQVPTIDRLLPFERAEGSSNGELKASYEYEPSPEGVLEVLLPKYAETLIYGALLEGKASELGAKMTAMGSATKNASKMIGELTLTYNRARQAAITQEITEIVAGANAQS, from the coding sequence ATGGCAAAAGGAATCCGCGAGATAAAACGTCAGATCAAGAGCGTACAGAACACCCGTCAGATCACCAAAGCGATGGAAATGGTCGCTTCCGCGAAATTGAGAAGAGCTCAGGAGAAGGCACAGGCTGCCCGTCCTTATGAGGAGAAACTCAAGGAAGTAGTAACCAGCATTGCTGCCGGTTCGAGCGGTGTCAGCCATCCCATGCTGGAAACCCGCCCGATCAAAAGAACGGCTTATATTGTGATCACTTCCGACGGCGGTCTTGTCGGCGGCTACAACTCCAACATGCTTCGTAAAGTGATGGAGCGGTTGTCGCAGCATGCCTCCAAAGAAGAATACGGCTTGTTCGTGGTAGGACGCAAAGGACGGGATTATTTCAACCGCCGCAACCTTCCGGTAGTGGAGTCGGTTGTTGAATTGTCCGACACCCCTTCATTTGCCGATATCAAGAAGATTACAAGCGCAGCCGTTCAAGGTTTTGAGAATGAGCAGTTTGATGAAATCTACATTTGCTTCAACCGTTTCATCAACCCGCTTACCCAAGTGCCAACGATCGACCGCTTGCTTCCTTTTGAACGGGCGGAAGGCTCGTCAAACGGCGAACTTAAAGCTTCCTACGAATATGAGCCTTCACCGGAAGGCGTTCTCGAGGTTCTGCTTCCCAAATATGCCGAAACGCTCATTTACGGAGCACTTCTGGAGGGCAAAGCGAGTGAGCTTGGCGCCAAGATGACGGCAATGGGATCGGCAACGAAGAACGCATCGAAGATGATCGGCGAATTGACATTGACTTACAACCGGGCTCGCCAGGCTGCAATTACCCAGGAAATTACGGAAATTGTCGCAGGCGCCAACGCCCAGTCTTAA